The genomic region ATATTATGTTGGTTGGTCCAAATTTGGGACACTGCAGGCTATGGTACAATTTTGGATGGTACTGAAGTGAGGCATCTGGCACCTCTGTCATGTGATGTGGATATTGACCAGGGGATTGCAGGAGGCCCAAACCTCTCAGCCTCTGGACACAGCTCTTAACAAGTAGGAAAGAAAGATACCTTCACCCAGATCTTCAGCTGCAGCAAGGCCTCTAGAAAACCATGGAGCAAGAAATCCAACACTTGAGAAAACTGGCTGTGCTAGAGGTCCTTTTCTCAGATGATGACCAAACCGCTAAGAGTCCAGACATCATAAAATGTACAGCAATGATGTGGCTCAAACTTGGACAAATCTGGCCACGCATGTACACCCCTGTCATAGCAACGCTGCAGTGGAAGGAGAGGGACGAGACAGTAGTGCTGTGACAAAGAGGCTCTGGTACTGCGAAGATGCTGACCCAACATGCATGGTCCAACAGAAGCAAAACTCTCAGCCGTGGAAACAGACCTGGCGGCATGTACACAGAAAGTGGAAGATGGAACTGAAGAGACCCATCAGAAACTCAGAAAGGAGATTAAAGAGCACCTTTTCAAAGTCTCTTCAGTACAGTGCAGATGCCCTTATCTGATGCAGATGACCCCAGCTAGGGAGAGGGGGTACATCCCAGAAGCTGACCTGTGGTTCTTCCTGTGTGAGCATGAGGAAGATATGAGGTGGGATGGAAAACTAATTTCTGTCTGGCAGCACAGGTGTGTAAACTAAAGGAGGAATCTACTAACAAGGGAGTTCCACCATAAGGAATGCAGCTACAGTTTCCTGTAGCTGAGCTGCCAGGTAtaacagaagggaaaatgatGTCCTTCCCCTTGAAGGAACCTCTGGAATGTTCACAGAAAGAGTCAATGGTAGCCAGGACAAGAGGGGCCTTGGCCTCCAGCCAGGTAAATGCTGGGGAAAATTGGGTCCTTTGGACTGTGTGGATCCTATTCCCTAGCACAACTGAACCACAAAAATACAAGGCTTTGGTTGACACTGGTGCACAATGTACTTTAATACCACTGGGACATGTGGGGACAGAACCTGTTTTTATTGTTGGGTCAACAGGGGAGTCGCAGCAGTTAACTCTGTTGGAAGTTGAGGTACACTTGACTGGGAAGGAGTGGAGTAAGCACCCTATTGTGACTGGTCCAGAGGTCCCATGTATTCCGGGAGTAGATTTTCTCAGGAGTGGTTATTTCAAAGACTCTAAAGGACTCAGATGGGCTTTTGCAATACCTACTGTGAAGACACAGGGCATTAGACACCTTGCCTGGTGTCTCAGAATACCCTTCTGCAACAGGACTCCTGAAAGTAGAACAGCAGGTACCAATGGCCACCACTACagtgtgactgtggtcacaagggttttcaggatgaagaagagacgagaatgttgactccatgatcagaaggcttgatttattattttatgatatatgttacattaagactatactaaaaagcaatagaaaggaaaaggtttcttgagaagctagctaagctaagaatagaaaagaatgaataacaaagatctgtgtctcagacagagcaagagccagctctgccatgagtggtcaagaaatccaaacacccacaggagaccaatcacctgttgcattccacagcagcagataaccattgtttactttggttgctgaactgcagcttgtcacaaggaaaaatcctaagaaaggatttttcatgaaagatgtctgcgacatgtcacctttttttatttagttaaattaaaaggaaaaagtgtttgtaattttctctgctgtactcatgccgaagaaaaagacaaacacttgacaggttatctgttgccaatcaaactccactcaagtgctcctgtggaatgcactgggaatttcttcacctgtagaacataaaattctatcatattactaaaacaattctataatataagaaaatgcaaaaacaatgcaaagaaaattcaagtccaagcagctgagtttcaggaaaagtccatggcttgaagatgttcctctttgccatatctgaaagtttcttttggtcctgaaacaggcttgctacagaaaggtccatcaatatttatcaaaagtccattgacagtcttcaaacaattttgagaaaattagaaaatttctgaaatgtcttgccacagcccttcactgaacaacttgggctgaagccaatccctggcttctcaatgcctctgagctgctgccagctctttcacccttttttattcaatttaatttttttttttttttttttttttttttttttttttttttttttttgtgttgtcggaaagagcagcagcagcagcaggggagccagagagaggcccttgggggccctggcccatgtggaaggatcaggaaccccagacctggcccacagaaaggtggcccaggaccagaagggggaagcaaagcccccaaactcaacaggaggccgggaggtggccctggcccaagcaaccaagccagacagcccaggcccagcccccgaggcaggctctgcattggcacagacccgcaccctgctgccagtacaatggcagaaggggtgaccaaacgcttcctttccccaaaatcaccgaggcatgccggcaatgtgaagacagaagctgtcccgagaaacttcgtctcgggtctggggatgtcctttccccacagcagacaagcgatgctcgcttcctgctgtgccctctgcctctgcaatgcaaatgcaccaggtgttcctcccatctgcctcacggcaccaccgccacccgctctgggctggggaccaggggcagaactttcgggacccaccttcccctcgctgctggggcgcgcgaggggcggcagagagattcgcatcccccagggggaaaacccggaccaaacaccccccaacccgccaagaatgctgatcttgaaaacaggcagtcgcgctgcgcccacagccagctgtcgggccatgcctcctccacggaaggacaggctgacgccctcttcccctgtcccagctccccccgtaggggcagccccgggacaacccgaaaaactcggggaggaagtcacgctggatgcaggaggcgcctctgctgctgccgccggctccaaggcagcctctgacgcagacatggagaacggagtccccgcaggggcaggcagcggggccgcctggggaggcggcgggggcggcgggggcggcacggggtcggcagcttcttctgcgccggactctgacatcggccgcggaaccgcagtcgcagaaggcggcgggacggccggggggagcggtggattgctgttgcccagcaacatcggcgcagccgcgggaagcggtgtctctgagatagatgcaggcagggaagccggtGGAACCGCGGCTGGAAcgcccacaggctcccccggaggggcggctgcgggacgggccgcggggggaaccgcccgcacccgcggggcgggccggggcggcgcccgcggcgctggccggggcggtgcccgtggcgctggccggggcggtgctcgcggcgctggccggggcggcgccgcccactcccatcccccctgagagcaacgggaggggggaacaaacggctccgtctgagcatgctccgaagacgcagtaaaaaaaacttcggctgcgggcgaaacttcgcccccccactgtggttcaggggggctggaaagcagcagatcgtccccctccaaagggtcttcccccggaattggggggaacggggctttgcccttgcagttagcaatccagggaaaaacagctgctctccgtttcaagactagaaagagcttcaaaaaggttggataaatcaaggggcatccgaacccccggtataaaaagaattggaaaatggagcccatacactcccagacaaacatatcgagggcatatagcacattcgtaaaaaacccaaagagcttcgcccatcgaaaaaactcatagagatctgcctccaacaggagaattctgtcctcttcaccccatttttgccagagggcaataagtttctcctctgaaggggagaatggaacctcatcctctaggggaggagtcctccagatgagcagccacaaactgcaaATGACCTcatctttaggaggggaaaaaccaacagtaccttgtgacagtgtccaggactctctggctatctgcacggtgctgctgagctttccgaacatcttcctggaggcttttcagaaggttccctttgtggtcagccttgctgtgtactctgtccaaattcggatcttcagttcttcagctcctggctagaatccacttctgtggtcacttgtgaagcaaccatcaatgccacacattcagggtttacccagtgcagcaatgctcctctggtggtctcaccaagtgatgattgtcctcctcagtcgggggtcaccaattgtgactgtggtcacaagggttttcaggatgaagaagagacgagaatgttgactccatgatcagaaggcttgatttattattttatgatatatgttacattaagactatactaaaaagcaatagaaaggaaaaggtttcttgagaagctagctaagctaagaatagaaaagaatgaataacaaagatctgtgtctcagacagagcaagagccagctctgccatgagtggtcaagaaatccaaacacccacaggagaccaatcacctgttgcattccacagcagcagataaccattgtttactttggttgctgaactgcagcttgtcacaaggaaaaatcctaagaaaggatttttcatgaaagatgtctgcgacactaCAGTACATCAATGGCAATACCACGCAAGCTGAGACTCTGTGATTCCCACACATAATATGATCCATGAGCTGGAGAGCCAGGGAGTGGTCAGTAAAACCCATTCAAGCTTCACCAGTCCCATTTGGCCTGTGTGCAAGTCTGATGGggaatggagattgactgtggactatTGTTGCCTAAATGAATTTACACTATCACTGAGCGCTGCCGTGCCGGATGTGCTGGAGCTCCAATACGAGCTGAAGCCTGAGGCAGTGAAGTGGTACGCCACTATAGACAttgccaatgcatttttcttcattcctctggcagcagagtgCAGGCCCCAGTTTGCCTTCACCTGGAGGGGTGTTCAGTACACCAGGAAccgactgccccaggggtggaaacacagccccaccatctgccatggactgatccaggtTGCACTGGAGAAGAGTGAGGCTCCAGAACATCTGCAGTACGTTGATGGCATCATTGTATGAGGGAACATGGCAGGAGAGGTTtatgagaaaggagagaggataATCCAGAGTCTTCTGAAAGCAGGTTTTGCTATCAAATTAAGTAAAGTCAAGCGGCCTGCccaggaaattaatttcctaaGGGTGAAGTGGCAAGATGGATGCAGACAGATGCCAACAGACATGATTAATAAGATAAGTGCTATGTCCCCACTGACCAGCAAGAAagaaacacaagctttcctaggtACTGTGGGCTTTTGGAGAATGCACATCCTGGAATACAGTCAGATTGTAAGACCTCTCAACCTCatgacacaaaagaaaaattattttgactgGGGCCATGAGCAACAGCAAGCTTTTGAGCAGATCAAGCACAAGATTGTCCATGCAGTAGCACTTGGGCCTGTCAGGACAAGACAGGATGTGAAGAATGTGCTCTACACTACAGCCACAGAGAATGGTCCTTCCTTGAGCCTCTGGCAGAAGGGACCTGGCAAGACCTGAGGCTGATCTCTTGGGTTTTGGAGTCATGCATACAGAATCTGAGGCCAGGTACACCCCAATGGAGGAAGACATTATTGCAGCTTATGAAGGGATTTGAGCTGCCTCAGAAGTACTGCACTGAAGCACAGCTCCTTCAGGTACCCTGACTaccagtgctgggctggataTTTAAAGGAAAGGTCCCTGCAATACATCATGCCATAGATGCTGCCTGGAGTAAATGGATCACCCTCATCACAGTGGACTCAAACAGGAAACCCAAATTGTCCTGGGATCTTGGCAGTCATCGCAAACTGGTCCAAAGGCGAGAACTTTTGATTATCATCAGAAGAGGAAGAACAGGTGACACATGCTGAGGAAGCCCCACCATATAACCAGCTACCTGAAAGTAAAGGATGGTACATCCTCTTCACTGATGGATCCTGCTGTATTGTAGGGACCAGtaggaaatgaaaaggagctGTATGGAGCCCTATGTTGTGAGTTGCGGAAGCTACTGAAGGACAAGGTGGATCCAGTCAGATTGCAGAGTTGAAAATTGTTCAGCTGGCTTTGGACATTGCTGAGTAAGAGAAGTGGCCAACACTCTACCTCTACACTGACTGGTGGATGGTAGCAAACAGTCTGGGGATGgctggaaaggtggaaaaaggccAAACAGGCCAAACACGGTGTAGAGAAAAACCAGTCTGGGCTGCTGAAGAATGGCAAGACATCAATGCCTGGGTAGAGAAGCTGACCGTTAAAGTCTTTCATGTAGATGTTCCTGTGCTGAAGAGTCAGGCAACAATGAATAGGTGGATCAAGCTACAAAATCAAGGTGTTACAGATAAATTTGGCAACACAAGGCAAGTTGTTCCTAGCTAAATaggcccatgatgcctcagatcagcagggcagagaggctACCTAAGAGCAGGCACAAGACTGGGAAGAGGATTTAACCATGGACAGTCTTCCGGGTTATCCATGATTGTGAGATGTGctgataggacaaggggaaatggcttttcAGTGATGGAGCGTAGCTTTGTACACGTCTTCCCGAAGGAATTGCAGGATGCcctattgtttatttttttcccccaacatGAATATTCtggatgttaggaaaattaatccacaaacatcagaggtttatgtccaaaaaagaagacagaggagtccttttactttattcaaGTAAAGGGAGAATCCATGGGGCATTCCTCTGggatctctcaaatttttggaggacgcagcctcccttttatcctaatttcctgGCCATATTTCCCTTCACTCTTTCCCCATTGACTGAAGTACTTGAAAGGTAAAGACTTCCCAATAcgcctgataccaaagatttccctctaatatataaccctcccttttaatttttaattcttacagaatttagggGGTTTTCTTCCAcgttgtttctttcatctttcaatgtctaatatcatttatcagcaaaccaaaagtttatttgtaaaagcaaatatctttttccattcatcaatcagtggaatcctttccattatttcttttatctcccagtgctagttttatctaccagAAGATGCACAGCTtctttgtaaagacaaatccattATTCCTCTCATGGGGTTGAATAAATGGGTATAAAATCTTGGGGTGAATTTGCACAGTATGTAGATGATTTGTTAATTAGCAAGTTAAGAAAGTCCTTTCCCATCCTGTGGTGATTAGgtgcagcacacaggcaaaccagcacagcaagcTGCAGTTTGTGTCTCTGCAGCTGGCTCTTTGATTGCACCTTCTCTCCATTGGCCACACTTATACAGCCCTCTCATCTTCCACAACTCCTCCCTTTCtctgccctcctctcctcccaaaTATGGAGCCAAGCCCCGGCATCGTTTCCCCCTGGCTCACAGGCTGGCCATGCCTGTGAACAGCCTTGGTGTTGCAGGTAGTGTTGGCCCACTCACCTTGGCCTTCCACGGCATTCCTGGTGTGCTTTCCTAGGGTTCGTGCCAGGTTCCTCTCCCCAGAATGAccccagctcttcctctgagTATCTGTGAAGTGTGACCACCTGGCACCTCAATGCCCCTTTGCTGGCTGTGAAATCTGGCTCTGCCTTAGGGCACTGGCACTCCAGTCAGGAGCCAGGAGTTTCCCTTGTCATGCTTGGGATTTCCCAGATCTGTTCCCTTAGCCCAGGCTCTCACCAGGCCCTAAATCAGCAGCCCATGTGCATTTGAGCACCACCCCAAGGTATGTGCTTTTTTCCTATCCTCTTCCAAGGCTTGAGATAGCAGGTTCTTCCAGGCCATGGTGGCTCAGAGCACTTTCCTCTCTGACCAGGCACTTTGGAGCTCTTTGGAGCCACTGCGTCCCTTTGTGCCCCCAGGCTCGTTCTGCAGGTGCGGAATATTGAAGTCTTTACCTTGCCCAGGTGTCAGAATTCAGTCAAAAAGATGGTTCCCTGTGATGATTGGCAACTTTACTTCAACCGCTAGAGGAGAGGAGTGTGGTCAGGACAGAGCAGGGTTTTGACCCTGAGGCTGCCTTTGGATCAGCAGGCATTGCCCCAGCAGGAAACACTTGCTTTGCACTGCAGCACGCCATGGAGGCTGCTCATCCTGGTGCTCAAAAAGCCCTTTAAACATTCTCTGTGCCCATGTGAGCCACAATCCAGTCATAGAAGTACTGAGTGGAGGTGTAGATTCCCGGTCGCCTTGCTCTGCCACAGCTTTTTCCCCAGCTGGTCACTCCAACAACCCACCAGTAGTCAGCATGGTTGTCCTGGCACATGAGAGGACCACCGCTGtcaccctgcagcagagcacagaggatTCAGGTGGTGTTGGGTGGTTCCTGTCAGCACCGAGGCTGTCTCCTTTTCTTGCACAGCCAGAACTGTCTTCAGGTGCTGGAGCTTCCAGAAGCTTGGCTGTGAATGAGTTGGGTTCTTGTAGGGTAGGGCTCTCTCTATCCTATCTGCACAGGACTCCTGGATGTGCAGAAGATGGAACATTGGCACCTGGACCTCTTCACTGCCAAGAGCCCTAGCTGGGCTTTCTGGGCTTTCTGGGCTTTCTGGCACAAGGGGAggcctgggcaggcaggtgtggATGGGCAGTGTGTGGGAAGTCCCCACAGCAgtcagggggagctggggctgggagggtgaCTGAGTGACTGGGCAAAGCAGGCCCTGGGCTGTGTTGGGGTGgtgcttccctggctgctggtgctgctgggggctgagtGGCTCGTGGCACGTTCCTACCTGGCAGGTGTCGATGCCACCCTCTGGGTAACCAGCACACAAGTTGTGGGTGTGGATTTTCCCTGCATACCAGAAGGTGCTGTTGCACAGCTCGATATTGATGAGGTGTACCTTGGCCTCCTGCAGGTGATCACTCGGGGTTTTATCTGTGAGCATAGAAGGAAACAAGCCCCCACCAGCTCCTTTCCAGTTCTTCCCCTTGTCTGTGGAGGATCCCCTTCTGTAGGGCATAGCTTTGCCTCTACAGAGGCATGGGGATGTTGTgaccctgctgccagcctctgGGGAGCAGGCCAGGCCCATCTCTGTAGAGGTGTACATCCTGCTTCCTGGCTTTGTCCTCTGCTATGAGGAAGTCCAAACCATCTCCTCAGTGTGCTGAGCTGGCTCTGGAGTCCCTCTTGAGAACTCACCTCTTGCAGTGGTGGCACCCCAGCCAGCAATCCAGCAGTTACGCTCCTGTGACACTGACAACCCTAAGATAGCATCGGCCACACAGGCCAGCTGGATGTAGGGGCTGCACTCAACAGGCTTGCTCAGTTTCAGCAAAGCAATGTCATTGCTCATGGCACGTCTCTGATAGTTTTCATGAAGTAGTAGCTTCTTAATTTGGCGGACTTGTGCCCCAGGGCCCGGCTGAGTCAACTGGGTGGCCCCAATCACTACGTACACCAAGCTGCTGTTACTGGAAGGCAGATGGAGAGAGGgctgagagggagcagagccatgtgccacagcagcccagcagttGCCAGATCTCTGCTTGGCAAGGCAGAGAGGGAGCAATGCTCTGGCAGGTGTGAGGGCCCTCACACGCCTTAGGCTGGGGGAATGTCAAGCTGGAGGCTGCTAGGAAGCCTTGGCATGAGCCCAGGCTTCTCCTGAGCACAGTGGCAGCTTGGCTGCCTGAGAGGAAAGGGCATGGGAGTAGCAGGTGGTGCTGCTGACAGGGCACCTGCTGGTGTTGTGGACATGTCCCCATTCCCTACCCCTTCTTACAAAATGAGGTCAAAGCAGTGGGCAGCTGTGAGGACCCACTCTGCCCTGATGAGAGACCCTCCACAGAAATGCTTTGTGCCTGGTATCCTCGGATGCTGGATGCTGACCATCCACGGCCAGGCCCCTGGCTTGGCACCTGTGCCACCCACGATGCGTGTCGTGCCGTGGTCACGACTATTGTATCCAGAGTCAGACACCATGGGTCGGAGCCCGCAGGTCCCTCTGCAAGCAGAAAGTCATTTCCATGCTGCTTCATGGCCTGCTGTGGCTCAGGCTGAGGCTCagccctctgccctccccacaaGGGCTTGCATGCACAGCAGGCCAGGGAAGTCCTTggggtgtgtgtctgtctgtgccacctcctggctgctggcaaGGAACTGAGGCTTCCCATGGTAGGGTGGGAAGCTGTGGCCCAGCTTCATCCAGCTGGTGGGTCCCCTCCAGGGAGGGCTGCAATTGTTACTGTGGCTCCCTCCCTGGGCCTGGGGCCACTTACCTGCAGTTGTACTGGATGCTCTGTGAGAGCCTGGCCACGGTCAGCAGGACGAGGAGGCTAAACCAATCCATGGCTGCCAAGGCATTCCAAGTGTCAGCTGGAAGCTCTGAGGGCTCCgtgcagcagcacagtcacAGCTGCACTGCCCGCAGCAGTTGCGCTGCCCATGGTGCCCTCAGCTCCGGGGCTGATGTCATGGAGGGGTGGATTCTGTACTCTGGGCACTGTGGCCTATGTCAAGGGGGTCCACTGGGGTAGGGGCAATATCAAATCAAAGAGCCATcgaatggtttgggttggaaggaagcTTGGAGATGATCTATCTCCAAtgccctgccgtgggcagggagggataGCAGTAGGGAtcccagggagggatggggagggtcTTGCACTAGAATTGGTTGTCCAGAGTGTCCAGAGCTTGGCTTGAGAGCAGTCCTTGAACAAACTCATTCCAGTGCCTCAGTACCCTCACAATCCGGAATTCCTTCATATGATCTCATCTAAAGCTACCCTCTGTCCCTGTaaagccattgccccttgtcctttTAGGACCTGCCCTTGTAAGAaggctctctgctgctttcttagGCCCCTCTTCCTGCAGGATGAGGCTGTGTagtccctggggcaggcagcagctgaggaatccatttggggcagggagctgggtgtgcagctgcagtgccagctgcagactgagctctggctggcaggagcctgggACCAGAGGCTGTGAACTGCCCATGCTTTGCATaacagagggcacagggagctgcgGCACTGGCCAGGATTTGAATGGACACTGAgcgctgcagcaggagctggtggctctTTATGGAATGTGACATCTGCAAGTCTGCGGGGGGAATCCTGAGGCTGAATGGGTATGGAAACCTGCTCTGACTGGGTGAGAATCGCATGGGTAGGGAATCAAACAGGGCAACCATCGTCTCATTAGAGTCACCTGTGTCTCTGGAATGGTGACACAGGGGAGCTTCCTCAGCACTTTGGCAGCCCAGATGGGACCTTAGAGCCTTGCTCTTCCAAACATGCAACTGTTGGCAGGTGAGTTCACCCGGGATCTTTAGAGCAGGAAGGAGCCAAATGGGAAGTGTTACAATTTCATGTGCAAACTCTGTGTAAATTATAAGGTGCATTTGAACCTTTCTATTGTTGTGGCATTTGGTGCAGATTTGATTAAATCACTGGTAGAGGGTGGAGAAGGCATGCACAGCATGATCAGTGTAAGGCGGCCACAGAAGAGTTGTGGATACCCCCATAAGGTATGAGGTGGGGGGCCCTGAGTCTCTGCTAGGATACTCAAGTCTCTGCTCAAAGGGTTTTGGAGAGAGGTACAGGGAGAGCCTTGTGTCCCTCGTGCCAGGGTGGTAGTGcccctgggcacacacagaagGGGGTGGAAGTCCCTTTTTGGCATGAAAAAGGAGTTTCACATCCCTTGTGATTTTTGACATGATGGGAAATATTCTTGTGGTAGATCAGAGGACACCTGTGGCTGAGCTGGTGTAACATTGACAGAAATTCTTATGGGCAGCAGATTTTGCCAAGACAGCACAGTAAACTTATGCTAGGGCGATTGGTTGACTCTAAGTTGGTCTTCTCACTGGGCAGGGTAATGGTCTTCTGCTGCCTTGAGTGACACTCTTGCACTCAGTGTCTTTAGTGAGCCGGCAGCCCCTAACTCATGTCAGGGTGGCAGGGACCAGTACAAATGTTGGGCTGTTCTTCTCAGCAAAGCCCGTCTGGATTAACACAAAGGGAAGAGTGCTACCTGCTGTGAGGCAGGACTCCATTGGCCTGGGAGCCAAGAGAATGTAGTTGGCACATGTCTTCCCCAAGGCATTCCAAGATCCTCTACCATTCCACCCacctccccccgcccccccccctgccccctgcagccctcagtATCAAAATTTGATTGAAAGGGTTTAAAATTAGGGCAAAATTTGTACAGTTTTTAGATGATTTGTTAATTAGCAAGTTAAGAAATTTCTTTCCCATCCTGTGGTGATTAGgtgcagcacacaggcaaaccagcacagcaagcTGCAGTTTGTGTCTCTGCAGCTGGCTCTTTGATTGCACCTTCTCTCCATTGGCCACACTTATACAGCCCTCTCATCTTCCACAACTCCTCCCTTTCtctgccctcctctcctcccaaaTATGGAGCCAAGCCCCGGCATCGTTTCCCCCTGGCTCACAGGCTGGCCATGCCTGTGAACAGCCTTGGTGTTGCAGGTAGTGTTGGCCCACTCACCTTGGCCTTCCACGGCATTCCTGGTGTGCTTTCCTAGGGTTCGTGCCAGGTTCCTCTCCCCAGAATGAccccagctcttcctctgagTATCTGTGAAGTGTGACCACTTGGCACCTCAATGCCCTTTTGCTGGCTGTGAAATCTGGCTCTGCCTTAGGGCACTGGCACTCCAGTCAGGAGCCAGGAGTTTCCCTTGTCATGCTTGGGATTTCCCAGATCTGTTCCCTTAGCCCAGGCTCTCACCAGGCCCTAAATCAGCAGCCCATGTGCATTTGAGCACCACCCCAAGGTATGTGCTTTTTTCCTATCCTCTTCCAAGGCTTGAGATAGCAGGTTCTTCCAGGCCATGGTGGCTCAGAGCACTTTCCTCTCTGACCAGGCACTTTGGAGCTCTTTGGAGCCACTGCGTCCCTTTGTGCCCCCAGGCTCGTTCTGCAGGTGCGGAATATTGAAGTCTTTACCTTGCCCAGGTGTCAGAATTCAGTCAAAAAGATGGTTCCCTGTGATGATTGGCAACTTTACTTCAACCGCTAGAGGAGAGGAGTGTGGTCAGGACAGAGCAGGGTTTTGACCCTGAGGCTGCCTTTGGATCAGCAGGCATTGCCCCAGCAGGAAACACTTGCTTTGCACTGCAGCACGCCATGGAGGCTGCTCATCCTGGTGCTCAAAAAGCCCTTTAAACATTCTCTGTGCCCATGTGAGCCACAATCCAGTCATAGAAGTACTGAGTGGAGGTGTAGATTCCAggctgctttgctctgccacagcctctTCCCCAGCTGGTCACTCCAACAACCCAGAAGAAGTCGCTGTCTTTCTCCTGGCACATGAGAGGACCACCGCTGtcaccctgcagcagagcacagaggatTCAGGTGGTTATGGGTagcctgtg from Molothrus ater isolate BHLD 08-10-18 breed brown headed cowbird chromosome 3, BPBGC_Mater_1.1, whole genome shotgun sequence harbors:
- the LOC118700201 gene encoding LOW QUALITY PROTEIN: acrosin-like (The sequence of the model RefSeq protein was modified relative to this genomic sequence to represent the inferred CDS: substituted 1 base at 1 genomic stop codon), with product MVSDSGYNSRDHGTTRIVGGTGAKPGAWPWMVSIQHPRIPGTKHFCGGSLIRAEWVLTAAHCFDLIFNSSLVYVVIGATQLTQPGPGAQVRQIKKLLLHENYQRRAMSNDIALLKLSKPVECSPYIQLACVADAILGLSVSQERNCWIAGWGATTARDKTPSDHLQEAKVHLINIELCNSTFWYAGKIHTHNLCAGYPEGGIDTCQGDSGGPLMCQDNHADYWWVVGVTSWGKSCGRARRPGIYTSTQYFYDWIVAHMGTENVXRAF